One segment of Triticum aestivum cultivar Chinese Spring chromosome 2A, IWGSC CS RefSeq v2.1, whole genome shotgun sequence DNA contains the following:
- the LOC123188963 gene encoding myosin-binding protein 7, which produces MAPCPGVAGVHARWTARALAGAFLDLAIVYAFLCAAAAASAASALLALFRLRLPCTCSRPHLPCLFAFLFRYPSRVLESLLLSLRSRFPFVFNSDDDSQDEGEGKAESVDEEEEEVNLKREVDEGNDVSALQQELDKERSAAASAAEEAMAMILRLQKEKSSLEMEVRQQRRTSDERCAFYENEVEELKDILLMRERETRSLQKEVESYRRMLGLTGDNDDEEVEMMTPHSYFLEGEPSSSRSLDKNAGVQPGNNSVFSFQKHFARQQVSPIRVGRVKDGNEDSLPFQALGEVPVAGSKLGADRCEDDGTETVVILPLSARSLCLPQSARCLDQGGDVEVNAAAGMKGMEELTADEFQEEDSGRLDKTCHDFMASDNDANIFDVHVVDDICFSTEVKGLIGRSFSDATMQADKLQNRAAADDLLGKSLNAIEGAQNKMRLAASGRRQSLQLQLLEDIADQLQEIKDVADAGRHLHCISPKISKKS; this is translated from the exons ATGGCGCCCTGCCCTGGCGTCGCGGGCGTGCACGCGCGCTGGACGGCGCGGGCGCTGGCCGGCGCCTTCCTCGACCTCGCCATCGTCTACGCCTTCCTCTGCGCCGCGGCCGCCGCGTccgcggcctccgccctcctcgcgctcttccgcctccgcctcccctgcacctgctcccgcccgcacctcccctgcctcttcgccTTCCTCTTCCGCTACCCCTCCCGCGTCCTCGagtccctcctcctctcccttcgcTCCCGCTTCCCCTTCGTCTTCAACTCCGACGACGACAGCCAGGACGAGGGGGAGGGCAAAGCCGAGTCCgtcgatgaggaagaggaggaggtgaaTCTGAAGCGGGAGGTGGACGAGGGGAATGACGTCTCGGCGCTGCAGCAGGAGCTGGACAAGGAACGCAGCGCCGCAGCATccgcggccgaggaggccatgGCGATGATCCTGCGTCTGCAGAAGGAGAAATCGTCCTTGGAGATGGAGGTGCGGCAGCAGCGCCGCACCTCTGATGAGCGCTGCGCCTTCTACGAGAATGAGGTGGAGGAGCTCAAGGACATCTTGCTCATGAGGGAGCGCGAGACCAGGTCTTTGCAGAAAGAGGTGGAGTCCTACCGGCGGATGCTTGGTCTCACCGGGGATAATGATGACGAGGAGGTGGAGATGATGACGCCGCACAGTTACTTTCTAGAGGGCGAGCCAAGCTCTTCCAGATCGCTTGATAAGAATGCGGGGGTTCAGCCTGGGAATAATTCTGTCTTCAGCTTCCAGAAGCACTTCGCGCGCCAACAAGTGTCGCCCATTCGTGTGGGTCGTGTTAAGGATGGGAATGAGGACAGTCTGCCTTTTCAGGCACTTGGAGAAGTTCCTGTGGCCGGATCGAAATTGGGGGCAGATAGATGCGAAGATGATGGCACGGAGACGGTGGTAATTCTCCCCCTATCTGCCCGGAGTTTGTGCTTGCCCCAATCTGCACGATGTCTGGATCAAGGTGGTGATGTTGAAGTTAATGCTGCAGCTGGTATGAAAGGTATGGAAGAGCTGACTGCTGATGAATTTCAGGAGGAGGACAGTGGGCGGCTAGACAAGACTTGCCATGATTTTATGGCAAGCGACAATGATGCAAATATATTTGATGTGCATGTTGTTGATGATATTTGCTTCTCCACTGAAG TTAAAGGCCTGATTGGTCGAAGCTTCTCTGATGCaacaatgcaagcagacaagttGCAGAATCGAGCTGCCGCAGATGATCTCCTGGGGAAAAGTCTGAATGCGATCGAAGGTGCACAAAACAAGATGAGGCTTGCAGCAAGTGGAAGGAGGCAATCATTACAGTTGCAACTCTTAGAGGATATAGCTGACCAACTTCAAGAAATCAAAGATGTTGCAGATGCAGGGCGACACTTACACTGTATTTCTCCTAAAATTTCAAAGAAAAGCTAG